The nucleotide window GGAGAATAGTGGATGTCATATACCCCAAATTTGACAAGTCTTTTCACACTCTCCTGCGTTATTCTTGTATCCCAAATAGGACATTACAGTCCAGGGAGGTGCACAACTAGATCAGTAAAGACTGGTTGGATAACTGGGCTCAGAGTGTAGTAGTGGGTCATACTCTACCTGCATGGCAGTTACAAGGGGAATACTTAAGGGTCTATCCTGGGATGTGTCCAGTTTAACATCCTTACGAGTGGTCTGGAGGAGGGCAGGAAATTTGTTCCTATCAAATGTGCGTGTGGCACCAACCTGGGGAGAACAGCTGACATGCTCAAGGGCCCGGCTGCCATTTAGAGGGACTTAGAAGAGCTGGAGGAAAGGGCTGACAGCAGCgttatgaaattcaacaagggcAGGTGCAAGTCTtgctgaagggaaggaagagcCCCTGGCAACTGAAGGTGAGTTGCTACAATcatacttgaaattgctaatgtacagggacctgtaaaataagacattgttttaacgttagacatcatttgtgttttactagcttttttcctgtatttttcctgtattttactgtaatgtatataatttcatttatactttttcctaactaccctctctAGTCATTACCCagttacccacttgtaagatgttttgaaacctttaactccttgcctggTAAAGATAacacagaccttggacagtctgaaaaactccccgagtacatccctgatagcaggaacctaaagaaaacaagggccTAAGAAGAGCCAGTGTCAAGAGAAGTGACTGAAAGCTGATCTAgactaacctccttggaacaaagaggagctgaaggacggatgaagTAACTCTCTGACCACAgatggacacgagaaacctaaagttcactgagggacagtgtgagaaaggctgtggggacccctaaggaggggagaagaccctcgctctatttttactacgcatgctcagactatgtaaatgaattcttaGAAGCCATTAGcgtaagactgccttttctaagcaATCTGATGcacatgtatgctttttgtgtatattagtcagagagttttgttagtgagtgtggcacttgtggtggagcgatccccggTGCTGCGAATAAAGAACCCCTGCTGAACAGTTACCCTCAATCCCggctgttgagtgaagctctttgtttcactggCACCCGGAACCCGCCGCGGAGCGCAGGGGCGAAGCGGAACGGAAACAGTCACCCCAACGCCCTCCCCGCGCCGAAGCACAAaatggcggcggggccggcgctgaGGAAGCGGAAGCTCTCCCGCCTCTCCCGGAagcggccggcggggcccggcggccaTGGCggacgaggaggaggacgcgCCGGTGAGTGGCGGTGGAGGGCGGGGAAGGCTGGGAGGGACCCTCCGGCCCTCATCCCGCCCCACCCGCGGCCGGGCAGCCCTCGTGTGCGGCGGAGGGGTGGCTGGTGGCCCAGGCCTGGCCTCGCCCCGCggctggggcgggaggggaggggtcCGCCCGCCTTCCCGGGCGCTGACGGCGGCCTCTCCTCCGCTGTGCCCGTTTAGTTTGAAGAAGACGCGGAGGAAGCCGGCGGGGGCCTGGACGGCGGGCAGGGCAAGAGGAAGAGGCTCTTCTCCAAAGAACGTGAGTCGAGCCGGGCCAGAAAGCCCTGCCCAGCGCTCCCCGTGGCTTTTAAGGACGATGTCCTTCCCCCAGACACAGCTGAAACGCTGAGGCGGCGGCTGCCGAGTTCCAAAACTCAGTTTTCCTTAGCAAAACAGATGCTTTCATTCTGTGCCCTGGCTGAAAGTGGAGACAGCTGTCGTGTAGAGCCCCCCCAAATTATTGCCAAGGCATCGTCTGAACCTGACTGTGCCAGAAGGCAGTCACGCTGTCAGCCGATGTTCAGAACTCGGCGGGCTCAATGTGTATTTAAGGAGTCTGTCATCAGACATGCTTTTCTGTATAGGCAGCACTAggcttctgttggcttctgtctACCTGCTTATTTCGTGTATGTTTGCTCGAGGATTGTCCTGCCCAACAGACAGGAGGGCCACCCTGTGCACAGACGTGTAGGCTGGTGAGCTCTGTAGATGCCTGCAGCTGGCAGCGCTGAGGGGATGAAAGAAGCCTCACGCCGAGTGTTTCTTTCTGCAGTAAGATGCATGATGTATGGATTCGGGGATGACCAGAACCCTTACACAGAATCGGTGGACATTCTTGAGGACCTGGTAATAGAGTTTATCACAGAAATGGTAAGTCAGCTGTAGGCAGCATGGTCAAAAGATCCTCATGAAGGCTTTATTCTTCTGGAGGTTAATACCTCTGACTCAAATACTGCATTGTCCCAGGCCCAAAGCTCTGATGCTAGTAGGAGAAAACTAAACTTTGACTTTGTTTCTCCAAGATTAAGACAGAATTCATGCATCTTGCTCCGTGTGGATTTAGAACAGTGTCTGAAGTCCTTAAACAGCCGTTAGATTAGCATTGTACGGGGGAAAATACACAGTT belongs to Strix uralensis isolate ZFMK-TIS-50842 chromosome 2, bStrUra1, whole genome shotgun sequence and includes:
- the TAF13 gene encoding transcription initiation factor TFIID subunit 13 yields the protein MADEEEDAPFEEDAEEAGGGLDGGQGKRKRLFSKELRCMMYGFGDDQNPYTESVDILEDLVIEFITEMTHKAMSIGRQGRVQVEDIVFLIRKDPRKFARVKDLLTMNEELKRARKAFDEANYGS